A window of Phragmites australis chromosome 2, lpPhrAust1.1, whole genome shotgun sequence genomic DNA:
TGGGACGGCGCGGTCGGTAGGCGGGTGGTGGCGAATTGGTTGCTCGGCGGCGAAGGTTGAGAGGAGACggggaggagaggggaaggCGCGAAGGAGACGGTGCATCCGCGAGTGGGTCCCACCGGTCAGTGTTCCAATAACCAGAGATCGTTTGCAAGTCCCGGTCACAGGTCACTTTTAAAGAACCTCTACAGGGCCACCGGATCTACAGGGCCTTGTGCGTGAGCTTGAGGACTGTTACAACCAGTAATGATCAACATCATGGATCATCAAACAACTATCCCTTTGGCCAATAGACACCTGATTCGAAGGAATATCTCAGGAACGGATATGATTattcaacatatataaatatgtatagCAACGATTCCTATTCTACTGTGTTCAATCATTCAATCTCTCTTTACTTTTAACAAGGACCACATCCCCATCGGTGAGCCAGTTCGTGCTCATTACAGTATTAACTGAATATGGATACGGGTGTTAGAATACTTCAAATATACAATCCGGTAAAGAAAATTTGAACACAGGATTATCTAGGTATTAGCTGAGTCTCTTCAGGTCTTCCTAGATAGAGCCGTCTTCAAAACGTTTAAATTTTTCACGGTATTTCTACACATGTTACAATTAGAGATGGGTCAGAGTCCATGCGGAGAAGATGCAAAACCAATATTAGTGGGTGATATGTATCACTTGCAATTCGTAGAAATGGTTTCAAGCGCGATGAACCCGCTCACAACGTATGAACACATGCTTGAATAGATATCTCGAGTGAATAAATCGTTTGCTATCACAATGTACAATcatttttttagaaagaaaagagCAACATGTAAAAGTAATCAAGCCTGCCAGATTCCTAATTGCTGCATGAAACTAAGCAGAATAATCATTTGTTCATAACATTTCAAAGACTACAAGTATCATAAACATATGTTAATCTGGGTACCTGGCAATCTTAATATTTCTGAAGGACAACATCACAGTTAGTATCAACGTCACCACGGCAAAGCAAAGGTGCTCCAAGGAATGGCCGCTAATGAAGTACCGGTTCACGCTGTAAACCTTTCTGTCAGCAAGGCCTTCGAATCTTGCCAGAAGGTAAAAACCTGCATCAGGACGTCAATCAAATAAGTGTTTCTTAAGGATTAACAGATTTGAATCCAGTGGATCAGTTAAGTTACCTGTAGCAAGGAACCAAAATCTTGAATGTGTATACTTGGGAGGAAACAAGAATAGCATTGCAGGAATTGCAATGCAAGGAACAAAACTCATAATCACCCATAAACGCATATCATCAAGAACCCTGAACAGCCAGAACAACATATTGAAGAGCACTCATTTTCAGGATTTATTTTGAGATCAACCATAAGAGACACAAGCTGAAGGAGTGTAGCACATGTTTATACCTTTCACATGCACTGCTCACTAATAGAAGAGATAAGAGTGAGATCAAACAATATAGCCCAGCCCTCTCATCAACTCTTTCAATTGCTAATATAGACAAAAGTGAGGAGGCTGATATCATCATCTGCACCACAAGAGCATTCAGTGAACATCATACCCAGAAAAGTTTACTCGGTAATCATTAATACGGAGTACCTTCTTTACAGATATATTAAATCTTTTTTTGGTtcttgttgggtttcatctctagcgtACCCAATTTGcttgggaaaaaaaaacttgttatTGTGGTTAGGCACCAAAGAAATATTTAGATCAGATGCTTAAGCACAATAGCATCCCTCACTAACATTCTCGACACATAGAGACCAGAATGGAGAGTTTTCACCTCACACTTTGACTTGGATAAAAGAACAGTTTAAAGTACATAAAATGCACTTTTCTGAACATGAACTCAGCAGCAATTCCTCCAAATACACTCAAAATTATGGAAAGTGCAATCCAAACTAACAAAATTCTTCAGAATCCAAAACTATGCCAAAACGAACAAGTAATTAGTAAACAGCAGAGGGAAAGATGGCAGAAAGAAAGTAATATTTAGATACCGGCAACCTGTCCCAAGTTAAGCGGTCATCATCTTGCTTGAGGTGATAGTAAGCTGAGCCAAATGCTGCTGCTACATTCCCAGCAAAGAAGAGGAACCATCCCAAGGCCTCCCACCTCAAACTACACAATTCCATAAAGTAACACTATCATTTTTGTGAAGTTTAATCTAATGCAAGGCACATATCGTTTTCTTATGGCAAAACCAAATTAGTTGTACATTAAGTGGCAGATTCCAGAAAACAGGAACGTCACACGCATCTTAACTAATCAGTTTTCAGCTTTGACTCATGCATTTTAAACAAATACTCACAACTCAAATACAGTTATCTTGCCCATTACATCATGTACCAAGATTGGAGAGCAAGTGCGCAATAGCTAGGAAGATAAGGCCATGCAGTTACTCCAACCTAACAGCTAATCATCTTAATCTGATTGACCACTGATACTCAtttaactcgggcatcctctcAATTAGTGGAACCTCATTGGGGCCATGCAAGGTGGTCATGGGCATCTCTTAAATTCTACAAATCCTTGATAAAGTAGTGCTTGGGAGTTAGCTCATCTAAATTTTCAAGACTTTCAAGCATAACTGAACAGATTGCACTCGGATTGTGACTTTCAAGACTCCCAATTCAAGTGATTAAGGGTCCGTTTGTTTCGGTTTCAGAGTGTGACTTTCGAtttttacaatccgaagctgaaataaatagacAGTTTTTTGTcatagctttttacaatcccgGTGTTGGATTGTAGGAATCAAAGAAACTATTTTCTCTCAGTTTTTCACAGATTGTGAAAGTTCATTTTACTGAACtgctatcaatttttttttaaatctataattttaaaaaaattacaattcaCAATCTATAATCTGTTTCTCATAATATCCGGCCAAAACAAATAGGTCTTAAGCACTCTTATCCTGATTCTGGGTTATACAAAAAATGTAGGTAAAAGGTTATACGTATGGCGGTGCACATAGATGATAGGCTAACAAATCTACAgcttttttcttccaaaaatgATCAAGAGAATCTATCCAGAATGGTCCGGTCCTGCTGCAAATCGTGACGTGGGATCATCCATCCATATCCATGCCCTACATCATACACTCCTACTGTTCTGACTAGCTCAACTTTAATTTTTACGTACGAGCAGTGGGGAGCTTGGCCGAATATCAGCAGAGGCCGCTGAAGTTAACTGGGTCGCAAAGGGGCCGAACTCAggaaaaaaacttaaaaaattgaTAGATTGGACTTAAAATAaactacaaaataaaaaaatgttgggCCAAGGAACCGCAGCCCACCTTAGTCACCAAGAAGCTCCACCCCTGCGTGCGTACATGCATGCAATAGCTACTAGCTAGACAGCTAGTACGTAGTAACTGTACTCCCCATTGCCATGCTAAGGCTGACTCCAACGAAAACTTCTTTTTTTCCCGTATCCCTGCGCATCCGTACAATTGCTGCTCTCCAACGCCAGCAAACCACTTCAACAGAGACTGTATTTTTGCTTTTGCCGGTGCTACAGGGATATGGCATCGGCATTTGATCGACAAATTTGCCGCTGAGTTGGAGGCTCCCGTATCACTGTTCCTGAGTATGCGTGTGGATccggggaggaggagatgaataaaaggtaggaaatagggtgtccgttagagatgaaaaaaatagaggatactgtaatagtgttaggagatgttgtaatagtattatagaggataaatttttagagtttctgttagagatgatctaataCACACATATCGGTATCCGACATGAATATTATAGGTAAACCTCTTGCTCTAGCCATGCATTTCATGCATCGATCGTGCAAGTAGGTATGTGAAGATTCTCTGCCCGCGCGACAGGATCGCCTCGGGGTCGTCCTTTGCCCTTGCGCTCGACGAACCTGCCCCACCTGCCGGGCCCAAAGTTTCAATAAACTCATGCCTAGCATATCCGACGTTTTCGTGTTGAACAAAATGTTCGAAACTGTAGTTTGGTACAGCAGGCCcggatggaattttttttagcctttttaaaattaatattttaataatagcccgCCGGAACTTATATTTTCAGAAACTGGCCCCTTTTGTCACGCCACAGGCTTTggcgtgactcaccacttgGTCATGCCAAAGAGCCTGGTGTGACTCCGGTGCCACGTCGGCGGGCGGTCCGCCCCGTGCCACGTGGGCGTGCCGACGTGGCAGCCTGAGTCACGCCAGAGCGCGTGGCGCGACTGGAGTCGCACCAGGCCCCATGGCGCGACAGAGGCCCATACAGGCGCGCCGGCTGTGTCCCTCTGTCACGCCAAGGACGCTGGCGCGACTCCAGTCACGCCAACCCCTTTGGCGTGACAAAGGAGTATACAGGCCGAGCGCCGGCCCTCTCTCCCGCACGCGAACCATTTCTTCCTCAACCGGCCGCGAGCAGGAGAGTTCTCAAGCGCCGGGTCGCCCTCCTCCACCCCATTCTCCACCGATTTGAGCCCGATTTGAAGGGGATTTGAAGGAAAAGAGTGCTACGAAGATATCTCCTCCAATCCCCCTAATTTTTCCGGTTAAATCGGTTTGCATTTCTAGTTTTTGGAATGTTAGGGTTTAGAACTTGATTCGATTGATCTACGAAATTTCAACGTTTCGGTCTAGATCGGTGGTCATATATCGTGCTATGTATGTAAACCAACGCCTATCTATCATGTggaatttgttgcatgcaatcgGTTGAACATAGGAAATTGAAATTCGTATATATATACGAAATGTATATGAGCAACGCAAGTTTTTGCATTTGTACACTTGCGGAGGATGTTTTGCATTGTAGAGATGTAATGTAGTCGaattgaaatgtttaatgtgtAGGTTTTTAACGTGCTATAGCGATGATACACATGTAATGTTTGGATAGTTTGTGTAGATGGAACGCATTGTCCGTGTTTTTTATGGTGGCACGATTAGTACAACTGGGGAGATCGATAAGACGAGGGAggaagtgttgaaatttgggaacGCTCCTTGCTTTGATGAAATTGTTGCTCGGGTTAGGGAAGTTTTGAATGTTGATGTGGATGGAAGTAATGTTACCGTACGGGGAAGGTTGGATGCCGACAGGGGTGGTAAGGCTCACTATATTGTTATGGTTGGAAGTTGTATAAGGATTGTTTGAATGGTTCTCAAGTCTGTTGCGCggagttggtagttgatgtGGTTGTAGGCGGAAGCTCGATGCCATCGGTTGATGATGTACCGGGCAATACTAGCCAGGAAGTTGAGCCTGTTGAGCAATTGACCCAGAAAATTCCATGTATTGTCGCAGAGGGTGCCGGTACCACCATACTCGCGGATGGTACAGTTGCAGAGTTAACCCGGGCATCTGTTGAGGAGCCACATGCTGGTGGTTCAAATAAATTTGACATGGCTGTTGTATGTAATGATTTCGATGATGAttattttgaggatgaggaggctcaGGAAAATGTTGAGGAAATTGAAACAATTTCCTTGGACAGTGAGGATGATGTCGAAGATGATGAGACAAAAGAAGTGGAACATGttagttgtgatagaaatcgGATATTTTATACTTTTAATCTTATTtaccgaaggtcattagtgacacatcataaccatgattcatcattaatgactaattttaccaaattttatcaagggttataatttgataggtgacccagagtgcattcggtaaaacgagcataacttttgtatacagactctgattttgacgttttttacTATACGAACATCTAAAAAAAGGTACATCTGTTTCTGCTTGACTTTGTTGGGTTTGAAGAATTGTTTGAGGCCAAAAATCGCTTAGAAGATTTAGTGCTAGTCCTAGAAGTTTCTGTACCGTTTTCAGAACATGCGTTTGTGTTTATAGCCGCCACactttacatcaaacttgagtagaaatgtatAATGGTTACTATTCTAGTGCTgttgaagtgagaaaaaataagagaaaaataaaataaaaataaaaaatatttgcgaatatCACCATTAGTGACTTGAGTTGGTAGTGACAGATTACAAGTGGACCAGTCACTAATAACTGacctaggacgacccgtcactgatgactttatcattagtgactggtcacaacttgacccgtcactcatgACCTAGTCATtttcttgacccgtcactattatcataagtgataaGTCATATTACgagtcgtcactaatgaccactcattagtgacgggtctatatctaGTACCGATCAGAAGaaacattagtgatgtgtccttattcgacccatcactaataggatattagtGATGCCTGTTGAGCAACCGCCACTAATATGGTGTCTCATTTGctagtttcttacgtagtgtggCGTCTCTAGATATACACACGCCATCAGCCACCCATGCGAAGATGTGGTTCTCCTcgcaggagaggtagagggatactgaaCTGTGTCAACTCGATCAACTTTTCGATGGGTGAcctatgagaactattatgtatatatgtgtgtttgtcaatgcatatgacttgtaatatatgttcactcgaatatgacatgaattactatgtattaataaatgtgtctttattactgatttatattaaatatatgtatcattgtatgcatgtattgagatgTAGAGAGATGGAAAGATCGAGGAGAcagagagaggacagagagagggagcacggaGAGGTAAAACACTATTGGCTGAAACTACCAGCCAACAGTGATTCCCCTATCATCGCTGCCGGCTGAAGtcttcaaccgacagtgataactccTTCACCGCTGATCCCTCAAGgtgacagtgatagtccccgtCTATCATTGTACGTTACCTACTGTTTGGTTCAAAACTGGTAGTGAAGAGAATTTTAGAGTCGTCAATGATATGTTATTATGTAATATTGATATGACATCAACCACAGATAGAATTAGGTCTATTCAACTCGATCTTCTAGAAGATAAAACCGAATCAAACTAATCTATCTCCTAAAACCGGTAGCCAAATATATTCTAAACATAGAGATTATTTCTATCTCCAACAGTAGGGACCGTGATAAGATTAACGTACTACATGCAAGACACACATCCACCCCTTCGTCAATCTTGCATCGTGTGTCTCCTTCATTTTCAGAACAAATCTTGCATCATGTGTCTCCTTTATTTCCAGAACAATGTGTTCCCCTGTTTCTGACTAGTCACTTGACTATAGGCTAAAAAGCACAGTTCTCCAACACCGTATTCGTCCCAAGATAAGGTTCTTACCAAGTCTATgggtaaaatctaaaaatagataatatatatgaatatatttgtAATAATAGGTAATATATTgaagtatttataattttagtatcgGTATTCGACACATCATTTACCGGAAAACGATTTTCGGTACACATTTCCCCAAAAATACGCGGGCAtggccatattcggcacactgtgtgctAAATATCAACCGTATTTAGCACATAGTGTGCCATATATGtatattcggtacacggtgtgccgaatgtGGGCTATAGTGCATAATAcaaagtattaaatatcataattaatatataaaaatgcataataaataactaaaaaataaatttaggtgtcataattatttgataaatattaaataaattataaataattatgttaACAATACAGTGTATAAGACATATTAGAGATGACTACGACAATATACGGAATAATACAtatgtaagcgtctggcgggtactcaataacaagtacaagtgcaccgaaTAACTATATTGGCTACTCAATGATGACGACGCCGCACACAATCTTCATGAGTGTAAGCGTATAGCGGGTCTGTGACCCTCATCCCAGCGGCTTACGCTGGCTCGTGCCACGTGTGCCTTTGCTTGTCATCATCATAGTCTTTCCCTGTTGGAtccccaccgaacgtgtatttAGACCCATTAACTCAGCCTTGCATGTATAATGATGAGGGATACTCATGCAAAAGTGTGGACGACTGTAGTACGTGCTCCGAAGGAGTCAGGTGTGCTAAAGTCTCACCATGCTGGTATCATTATGAACCCCCAGGTGTATCGGCATATTAGGGGTACTAGCCGCTtaggagctcggtgaagctaCCGGCCTGCATTGTAGCAGCCCAATCAAAATCATCTGTGCTGCTCCAGTTAGACGTTTGCTCCATGCGGTCAATGACGTCCTCGTTATGAGTCGATACTGCAGGTGGAGGTGTCATCGTGGTCTGAGGAGGTCGTGTCCACTGCGGGAActgtgaacccagtgtacactgctcgggctCAGGAGCCTCCGTGCACTCCTCGGCTTTAGCACCGGAACATGACACATGATGCTCTGCAGCCGAAGATGCCTCTCGTGACTGTGCTCGAACGGGTTCATCACGGGTACTGGATGAGCGCCTGTTGTGGGAGGCACGACTTGGGTCCATGGATGTTAGGTCGTACCCCCTCGAACGGGGGACACAACAGCCTAGACCACGTAACGCGGACAACAAACGAGACCCTatcatcctcatgtagtcccggagagggttcTGATCCCTCAGCGTTGATGACCCGCTTACTCCCCTACAAGCTTGCTGTCTGTGTATGTATTTTATACGCCGCTTCAGTCTGTATAAAATGagggtcatgtcagtaatacagatGTAATactaatgaaaatcgttagaagtaccacatcacttaccacaacatgaagaaggcgaGCACGATCCTCGGGGATCTGGGAGCCGGCTCTACAAGTCCGCACAGTAAGGTGGCATGCGTGCGGGAATagtaccacgaaaggtactcccagtatgTGCCATCGTCGTATTATCCAGCAGGAACGATAACATCCACCACGGCTAACTCCGTCCACATGTTTATGTGCTCAGCATTAATGGATGACCAGTCCTGCTTGCCTGCGGtcccctgtgcgctcctcctgtacgtgacataaacagttataatttcttAACATGGATCATGTAACGTAATAATGGTATGtgcaataacacacttacttgTGCGCCTGTCcagcgtctcgtgggggagATATTGGCACCAATTATCGGTGCtcgaactgcctctgtacacgctcAGGAGAATATACTTTCACGTTGTTCATGTGCAAGAAGAATAATCTATATCTATAAGAGGATGCGATGAGACCTCCGGTCGCAATTTCGACAACTCATGCCATACggcatggatcccactccacaagATCGGCGCTAAGGACGTCCAGATTACTGATCATCCGGGAGTAGTTACTATGGTCTTGCTGGTGAGTCCATCTCAGCCTGGCATAAaaccaccgataccccatcgtaggtCTCATGTCATCTACAAcgccatcggagatggggacTGGATATTAGCTCTTTCTCAACCATGGTCGacaaaccgggaggtactccTAGCTctatagctgtaagaggtgtagacAGCCTGAAATAGATCGTTTTATTTGACCGCTGGGTTgcggcacacaatcctttgtacgTAGCAGTCAGCACAGCAGATCCCTAACTATAAGATGTCGGCTTATAAGGACGTACGTGAGCTGACCCGCTAACCATAAAATATAAGGGAGAACATAATTGTatgccgtgttgcagaacatgatgcctcccaaCATGATATACAAGTA
This region includes:
- the LOC133902461 gene encoding uncharacterized protein LOC133902461 — its product is MRVTFLFSGICHLILRWEALGWFLFFAGNVAAAFGSAYYHLKQDDDRLTWDRLPVSKYYFLSAIFPSAMMISASSLLSILAIERVDERAGLYCLISLLSLLLVSSACERVLDDMRLWVIMSFVPCIAIPAMLFLFPPKYTHSRFWFLATGFYLLARFEGLADRKVYSVNRYFISGHSLEHLCFAVVTLILTVMLSFRNIKIARYPD